From the Paenibacillus sp. MMS20-IR301 genome, the window TAGGTGTTCGCCAACACCCTCCAATGCCAGTCCTCCTGGCTCAGCAGAAATGCGAAATCGCCTGCAGGATTAGTATCAGCACTGTCCACATTAAACGTTCTGTCGAAGGCATACGGGCTATCCCACTGGACTCTGTCTGTTGATGTCAGAAATCTGCCATTGGAACCGTACAAGTAATAGCTGCCAGACTGATAGCCGATTCCGTAAATATCGAACCCAAACGAGGATTTCGCTTCCTGAACCGTGTGCTTCGTGAAGCTTACCAGGTCCGGGGAGGTGTAGATGCCTCCGAACGAGGTAACGGCTATGTATTGTCTGCCATCCCAGATGGTCTTGTAGAAATTGATCCGGTCCGGATTAATTTGTGAGATAGTATTCAGGCCAGGGTCTCCTTTGTCCACTTCCTCTGATAGGCCCGTATTCTCGAAGATATTAACACTCGTCCAGCTTACCCCATCGGCCGAACTGGCCAGATAACCGCCATTCAGGTTCATCACATAACGGCCATTCATATAGTCGACCGTATCAGGCGCAGAGGATTGCGTCCAGTCCAGCAGCTTCTTGTTCGCGGCGTTGAACAGCTTGCTGCCCCAGCTGTCTGCAACAGCTGCGCCAGGCTGCGGACGTGCCGAATCATAGATGACTTTGGCCGCAACATAACCTTTGGAGCCGTAAGTTAAATCTTCTGCCTTATAATCGTTAACGGTCCAGTTTACCAGATTTTTGCTGGAGAGCACATTTCTTTCCGTCAATATAAAATAGGCACCGTTAATGTATTTAATTCTGGCAGCTTGATACTGGTACTGCGCCGCTTGCACAGTCTTCCAGGATTTTCCGTCCTTTGAACTGGAGACATACACATAACCGGTTCTGGATGAATTCTCGCGCTTAGCTTCACAACCCTTTGACGGCTCCGAAGGAAAGCAGAACGCATCCATCTGCGTTAACACGACAAACTGCTTACCGTCCCAGATTACACTAGTATTAGTGACACTCCGCTGTTTCGAGAAATCACCTGTCTCTGCTTCCTTCATTGTGGGCACCTGGCTTTTGGTCAAAACGATAGCCTGTCTGCTCCATTTCAGGCCATCTGCCGAAGTCAGCAGGACGTTCTGCTCCCCTACCGCAGTAAAGACACCATTGCCGTACGCTACAGAGAGCAGATTAGTACTGATGCCTGTCTGTACGACATGCCAATTCTCCCCGTCCTCCGATCTCACAATGGCTCCAGCACCGCCGGCTGCAACATAAATTCCTTTGCCGTTGGTAACGTCATACAGATCACTGCCAAAGAACACTGAGGACTTTGCAAATGAATACACGGGCTGAGCCGCAGCAAATACCCCTCCGGCCGGAAGCAGCAGCAGGCAGAGCATAATCAATAGCGGATTTATTATTTTTTTGGACAACTGTGTCTCCTCCTTAAGATTAAAAAAATATTTCAATGTATAATTTTAGTATAGTAGTTAACTATTTAGTGGGAAGTGACTTATTTACACTTTCAAAATTATTCCGGAAATATGACTAAATACCCGGATAGGGAGAAGAAGATTTCCGCAAAAGCCACCGGGCCGGAAATCTTTTTAGAAAGCGGGTTTGACTTTCTTTGACTTTTTGTTTGAATTTGTTTATCATGTGGTTATTACGGTAACAGTAAGAAATGAATAACATTCGAAGCACCAATTTCAAGGAGGTTTTCCACGTGAGTTATATTCCTATGGTAGTAGAACAGAGCAACCGCGGTGAGCGCGCTTATGACATCTATTCCCGCCTGCTGAAGGACCGCATCATTTTCCTTGGAACGGAGGTTAATGACGTGGTAGCCAACTCCATCATCGCCCAAATGCTCTTCCTGGCTGCCGAGGACCCGGATAAGGATATTCACCTGTATGTGAACAGCCCCGGCGGTTCCATTACAGCGGGTATGGCTATATTTGATACAATGCAGTACATTAAGCCGGATGTATCCACCATCTGCGTAGGGATGGCTGCTTCCATGGGAGCATTCCTGCTGAATGCCGGCGCCAAGGGCAAACGCTTTGCTTTGCCGAACAGCGAAATCATGATTCACCAGCCGCTGGGCGGCGCACAGGGCCAGGCTTCCGATATCGAGATCCGCGCCCGCCGCATCATCAAGCTGCGTGAGAAGCTGAACCGCATTCTGT encodes:
- the clpP gene encoding ATP-dependent Clp endopeptidase proteolytic subunit ClpP, which codes for MSYIPMVVEQSNRGERAYDIYSRLLKDRIIFLGTEVNDVVANSIIAQMLFLAAEDPDKDIHLYVNSPGGSITAGMAIFDTMQYIKPDVSTICVGMAASMGAFLLNAGAKGKRFALPNSEIMIHQPLGGAQGQASDIEIRARRIIKLREKLNRILSERTGQPLEKIEKDTDRDYFMSAADAAEYGIVDKVIEKTLPTGV